The Micromonospora sediminicola genome contains a region encoding:
- a CDS encoding 5-formyltetrahydrofolate cyclo-ligase: MPKFSDDVHEAKRELRVALLAARRSLSPPRRAEAAASVQAELVALVRRLRPARMTAYVPVASEPGGDDLPDVLRAALPADAGLLLPVLRDDLDLDWAAWTGRESLRAAGRGLREPTGPPLGRAAVAGADLVVVPALAVDRRGVRLGRGGGSYDRALARVPAGVPTVALLHDGELVTSVPTGPHDRPVHWVITPSDGLVAVPGVGPGASAGRTRVR, from the coding sequence ATGCCGAAATTTTCGGATGACGTGCACGAGGCGAAGCGGGAGCTGCGCGTCGCGCTGCTCGCCGCGCGTCGGTCGCTGTCCCCGCCACGCCGGGCCGAGGCCGCGGCGTCCGTGCAGGCCGAGCTGGTGGCCCTGGTACGCCGGCTGCGCCCGGCCCGGATGACCGCGTACGTGCCGGTGGCCTCCGAGCCCGGCGGCGACGACCTGCCCGACGTGCTGCGGGCGGCGCTGCCGGCCGACGCCGGGCTGCTCCTGCCGGTGCTCCGCGACGACCTGGACCTGGACTGGGCCGCCTGGACCGGCCGGGAGTCGCTGCGCGCCGCCGGGCGGGGCCTGCGCGAGCCGACCGGTCCGCCCCTGGGCCGCGCCGCCGTGGCCGGGGCCGACCTGGTGGTGGTGCCGGCGTTGGCGGTGGACCGCCGGGGCGTCCGGCTCGGCCGGGGTGGCGGCTCGTACGACCGGGCGCTGGCCCGGGTGCCGGCCGGCGTGCCGACCGTGGCGCTGCTGCATGACGGCGAGCTGGTGACCTCGGTTCCCACCGGTCCGCACGACCGCCCGGTGCACTGGGTGATCACCCCGTCCGACGGGCTGGTCGCGGTGCCGGGTGTGGGGCCGGGCGCTTCCGCTGGACGAACCCGGGTGCGATGA
- a CDS encoding FmdB family zinc ribbon protein has product MQSFSDEPLTECPACEGRLRKLFNSVGIVFKGSGFYRTDSRSSGSDTAAASKPAKSESSSSSDSSSSSSGSSSSGSSSSGSSGSTSGSSASKTPAASSST; this is encoded by the coding sequence GTGCAGTCCTTCTCGGACGAGCCGCTGACCGAGTGCCCGGCGTGTGAGGGGCGGCTGCGCAAGCTCTTCAACTCCGTCGGCATCGTGTTCAAGGGCTCCGGCTTCTACCGCACGGACTCGCGTTCGTCCGGTTCCGACACCGCCGCCGCGAGCAAGCCGGCGAAGTCCGAGTCGTCCTCGTCGTCCGACTCCTCGTCCTCGTCGTCCGGTTCGTCCTCGTCCGGCTCGTCGTCCTCGGGGTCGTCCGGTTCGACGTCGGGCTCCTCGGCGAGCAAGACGCCGGCGGCGTCCAGCTCCACCTGA
- a CDS encoding flagellar biosynthesis protein FlgA, giving the protein MAGDEGTLRPVRWRGLPRRRTLLRVTAVAVLLGLAAAVFQTPAGCPPGAEPAAGPTAGAGTPPSGAPALPAGAVGVPVRLAEPAALAVLRPGARVDLLVVPAGGSAEPTVVAPRALVLEVVGAAGAVDGTSALYLALPPEQARRAVGLPEGSRFAVVVRG; this is encoded by the coding sequence GTGGCGGGTGACGAGGGGACGTTGCGTCCGGTTCGCTGGCGTGGTCTGCCCCGGCGCCGAACCCTGCTGCGGGTGACCGCGGTCGCGGTGCTGCTCGGGCTGGCCGCAGCCGTGTTCCAGACCCCGGCCGGCTGCCCGCCCGGTGCGGAGCCGGCCGCCGGCCCCACGGCCGGGGCGGGCACGCCGCCCTCGGGAGCGCCGGCACTGCCCGCCGGGGCGGTCGGGGTGCCGGTCCGGCTGGCCGAGCCGGCCGCCCTCGCGGTGCTGCGACCGGGCGCCCGGGTGGATCTGCTCGTCGTGCCGGCCGGTGGGTCGGCCGAGCCGACGGTGGTCGCCCCGCGCGCGCTGGTGCTGGAGGTGGTGGGCGCGGCCGGGGCGGTCGACGGCACCTCGGCGCTCTATCTGGCGCTTCCGCCGGAGCAGGCGCGTCGCGCCGTCGGCCTGCCCGAGGGCAGCCGCTTCGCCGTCGTGGTACGCGGCTGA